ACCTTTACGCATTGATCCAACATAGAtaaactgatgagtttcaacaGTTGTTGTTCTGAGACTCTGAGTTCTAAAGACTCTGAGGTCAAAATACTTTGAGGTCTCGATCAGTTCCTGTAATGTGGAACCAAGCAGACCGTGGTGTATTCAGGTCCTGATGAAATTTTAAGTGAACCTCTCTGATTCTGCCCTCAGCTTGACCACCTCCGGGACTCGTTGGAGGACCTGATTCACCCGCTGACACCTCTGTTGGACGAGCAGACCCCGGGCATGAAGCTGGGCCTTGTGCTGCAGAACGTGGACCAACTGCAGCAGGACGTGGACTACCTGAAGCAGCAGAACGAGGAACAGAAAGAACGAGAGGTAGGACCCTCCCAAACTGATGTTACTGTGTCTCTGCTTCAGGAGGAGCTACAGGACCTGAAGGTCCTCTGTGAGAGTCTGAGCCAGGACAGCAGGGAGCACCAGGACCTCATCCAGGAGAATCAGAACCTCATCCAGGAGAATCAGAACCTCATCCAGGAGATCAGGAACCTTATCCAGGAGAACCAAAACAACATCCAGGAGAACCAGAGCCACATCCAGGAGAACCAGAACCACATCCAGGAGAACCAGAATCATATCCAGGAGAACCAGAATCATATCCAGGAGAACCAGAACCACAtccaggtaacacacacacacactcacagagcAGTGGGCGGAGCCACGTCCTAACAACCCAGCCGTGTACTGTGTCCACAGGAGCTGTTCACTATCACGGAGAACCTGGACCAGAAAAAGGCCGACAGGACCGAGTTGGAGAGCGAAGTCAGTAACACATtgggctcttattgtgaaagggtTCTGCATGTTTTATATTCCTTCTGGACCTGGTCAAGAACAGATCTATTATTTATACATCTgtaacaaaggacaggaacataTCTATTTTTTATACATCTAACTAACAACAGGAACAGATTTATTCTTTATAAGTCTGTAACTAAGAACATgtacagatctattctttatacgttTGTAACTAAGAacatgaacagatctattctatatacaTCTGTAACTAAGAACATGAACAGATCTATTGTTTATACGTTTGTAACTAAGAacatgaacagatctattctttatacgtctcTAGCTAAGAACATGAACATATCTATTTTTTATACGTCTGTAACTAATAacatgaacagatctattcctatatgtctgtaacaaagaacaaaaacagatcTATTTTTTACATGTCTGTATCTCAGGacatgaacagatctattctttagaCATCTGTAACTAAGAACATGAACAGATCTATTGTTTATACGTTTGTAACTAAGAacatgaacagatctattctttatacatctgtaacTAAGAacatgaacagatctattctttatacgtctgtaacAAAGAACATGAACATATCTATTTTTTATACGTCTGTAACAAAGAACATGAACAGATCTATTATTATACGTCTGTAACTAAGAacatgaacagatctattccTATATGTCTGTAACAAAGAACATGAaaagatctattctttatacgttTGTAACTAAGAacatgaacagatctattcttataTGTCTGTAACAAAGAACATGAaaagatctattctttatatacGTTTGTAACTAAGAacatgaacagatctattctatatacaTCTGTAACTAAGAACATGAACAGATCTATTGTTTATATGTTTGTAACTAAGAacatgaacagatctattctttatacatctgtaacTAAGAacatgaacagatctattctttatacgtctcTAGCTAAGAACATGAACATATCTATTTTTTATAcgtctgtaaaaaagaacatgaacagatctattctttatacgtctcTAGCTAAGAACATGAACATATCTATTTTTTATAcgtctgtaaaaaagaacatgaaCAGATCTATTATTATACGTCTGTAACTAAGAacatgaacagatctattctttatacgtctcTAGCTAAGAACATGAACATATCTATTTTTTATACGTCTGTAACAAAGAACATGAACAGATCTATTATTATTCGTCTGTAACTAAGAACATGAACAGATCTATTATTATAGGTCTGTCACTAAGAacatgaacagatctattcttataTGTCTATCTGATCAGTTGGAGAAGCTTAATGTGATGCTGCAGGACTTTCAGAGCAAAGTAACGGCTCAGGAAGAGAACTTGGACAGACTGTCCTCAGAGATGGAATtaaaggtacacacacacacacacacacacacacacacacacacacacacacactgacagtctCTGTGGCTGCAGATCTCCAGGCTGGAGTTGGAGGCTCTGAAGAAACATCTGGAGAAAACCTCTAAGAAGCTGAAGGAAAAGTCGCAGACCGCCGCCGCCGGCACCACCAAGTAAGGATGGGGGAGGGTGGTCCTAAAGCTTCGCCCACCTGAGGGCGAGGACTAACCgtacttgtgtgtgtttgtgtgtgtgttttcaggcaGTTGGTTAACTGTCTATCCTGTGCCAATGAAGTTGTCCAATCACCTGGACCGTAAGTCAGAATGACTCACTAACACACTCACtaacacactcaatgagtatatactgtctactatagactatagtatgattaggatgatcagcgttcccactgaagtatatttccaagtttcccaagatgcatctggaacctacagcgttaaaaaccttgttcacactgaggctaaatatctctgttgattctccacctttactttgaaagttctgaaaacatttgaagtgagaaagtgaccaagtagaatatcaacatgtgctcaatagatccataaaactcacatagacatatttcacacattttcagagaccctccattgtgctactgactaaacttcctgttaacttcaaaataagagccctagtcacaaaggagtttaaaaaaaaaaactgatggaaaacaaggagatgcttttattttgaaagctggtctcagctcccaatgcatcatgggacgattgagtatgactagtgtgcccaccatgtaTACGTAATAAATGTCCCcgtatagtatacatctggtatttctcacatactcaatctattcatactatctaatgtgaacgcacctgTTGTTTAATGAATccatgtgtgtttctgtctgtgtcTCAGAGGTCATGTGATC
The Gouania willdenowi chromosome 8, fGouWil2.1, whole genome shotgun sequence genome window above contains:
- the LOC114468907 gene encoding interaptin-like isoform X2 produces the protein MSEKMIELLNEAFVGPHCSTINHIALRSLLVMLIDRAGDQDQDQDQKQDQDQDQDQDQDQKQDQDQSPSFAERLNQMMKQLEKLQQQQNRLKKEMMELRAQLEMGGAQTEEVEKAQTNQDSPVSAPLEEQEGWRTVENLQENLKLLKGRVTKLEKLQQDIESSDVTKNLTDQLTQHQDLIQDLMNRQKELDHLRDSLEDLIHPLTPLLDEQTPGMKLGLVLQNVDQLQQDVDYLKQQNEEQKEREVGPSQTDVTVSLLQEELQDLKVLCESLSQDSREHQDLIQENQNLIQENQNLIQEIRNLIQENQNNIQENQSHIQENQNHIQENQNHIQENQNHIQENQNHIQELFTITENLDQKKADRTELESELEKLNVMLQDFQSKVTAQEENLDRLSSEMELKISRLELEALKKHLEKTSKKLKEKSQTAAAGTTKQLVNCLSCANEVVQSPGPGHVIHRAYVSFATQSRNSGGTHTITPISQRNKALQKTYKQTCEEVAVIGTDNCVYKGSVKMEELPDTNEDSIDSSKN